GGGAGCACGGCTGCTTAAAAAATGGCTGCTGTTTCCGCTTAAAGCGGTGCAACCTATTCAAGAACGGTTGGCTATAGTGGAATACCTGGTAGCAGATGGTACATTGACTGCATTATTGGTCAGCTATTTGAAGCAAATAGGTGATCTAGAACGACTGATCTCTAAAGTAGCGGCCAACAGGGTCCAGCCACGGGAGATGGTAGCGCTAAAAAGGGCATTGGAGCAGGTGCAAGCCATACAAACGGCTTTGCAAGGGGTTAGATGCCTAGAAAAACTACATGCACAACTCCATGGATGCCACGCTTTGGTGCATAGCATCCATCGTACCCTTCAGGAGGATCCGCCGCTATCCATCCATCAAGGCGGGCTGATTCGACCGCAGGTCCATGAGCGGTTGGATGCGTTGAATAAAATCATGTACGAGGGTAAAGATTATTTGATTCAACTGCAACAAACGGAAAGCAAGCGTACCCATATTCCTTCTTTAAAGGTCTCTTATAACCGTGTATTTGGCTATTACCTTGAAGTACCTAATGCCCATAAACATAAAGTACCCACCGATTGGATACGCAAACAGACCCTAGCGGGTGCAGAACGGTATGTTACCGAGGCGTTAAAACAGTATGAAGAACAGATCCTACACGCAGGTGAAGAAGCACAGCTGCTAGAACAACAACTCTATCAAGCGTTGGTAGAGGAAGCGGCAGCATTTATTCCACCTATTCAAGACAATGCTAAACAGGTTGCACAATTGGATTGCTATCTTTCTTTTGCCAAACAAGCCGTTGAGCACCATTATAGCAAGCCTGTGATGGATGATGGCCACCTGTTGCATCTGACAGGAAGCCGCCATCCAGTTATTGAGCAGCGCTTACCCATAGATAAAGCCTATACCCCTAATGATATCTCTTTAGACCCATCTGAACAACAAATCTTAGTCATTACAGGGCCTAATATGGCGGGTAAGTCCGCCCTATTGCGTCAGGTGGCACTAACCGTATTAATGGCGCAAATGGGTTCATTTGTACCGGCGGATTCGGCCCGAATTGGTGTGGTGGATAAAATCTTTACAAGGGTAGGGGCATCCGATAACTTGGCCCAAGGGGAGTCCACTTTTATGATGGAGATGACCGAAACAGCCAGTATTATGCATAACCTTAGTGACCGTAGTTTGGTATTGATGGATGAGATAGGACGTGGTACCAGTACCTATGATGGCATTTCTATTGCTTGGGCACTGGTGGAATATTTACACAATAACGCGGATTATAAGCCTAAAACGCTTTTTGCTACCCATTACCATGAGTTGAATGAGTTGGCCAAAACGCTCCCTAGAGTTAAAAACTTTCATGTAGCGGTGCAAGAGATAGATCGTAAGATTTTATTCCTACATAAACTGGTGGCTGGAGGTAGCCAGCATAGCTTTGGCATTCATGTAGCCCAAATGGCTGGTATGCCTGCTACGATTTTGGAAAGGGCTCGAGAGGTGTTGGCGCACCTATCCCAAGTAGGCAGGTATGTCCAGGTAGATAAATTGCCTCAGGTACAATATCAACTGAAACTTTTTGAGCCAGATAACGGCCTCAGTGCGCTTAAAGCCTACTTAGAAAGCATTGACATCAATACCCTTTCTCCGGTAGAAGCCTTAGTAAAACTCAATGACCTCAAAAATAGAGTTGAAAGATTTAAAAATTAGTTATAAAAGTGGATAACGATTTTGAAAAAATAGAATCTTTAAGTAAATTCGGTCTATTGTGTAGCGTATAAGCGAGAATAGCTCAGTTGGTAGAGCACGACCTTGCCAAGGTCGGGGTCGCGGGTTCGAGTCCCGTTTCTCGCTCGTCTGATCTGTGTATGTGTTTAGAGCCACTGGTTTTCTGCGTCCAAAGAACAACGCCCCTGTAAAAAGTCGTGGTGTAGAAAGTGGCATTTTACAGATGATTAGGAAAAATAGTTTCCTTTCAAGCCCCTATAGGGGGGCGGTTTCTGTTTTTCCATCTGTAAGATGACACTTTCAGCGACTTTTTACCGAGGGCTTGATTTTTTGTCCACTTTTTTATCAAGAAAAAAGTGGGATAAAGTTCATCATTAACGAGTAATGTGAACAGATACTCCCACGGGTATTCGGCTTTGCCAGGATGGTGGAATTGGTATACACGCAAGACTTAAAATCTTGTGGCCTTTGGCCATGCGGGTTCGACCCCCGCTCCTGGTACGCATTAAAGCATTGTTTCTGGTTGTATCGATGGGTTCTATTTCCTTTTTAGATGTAGTGGCATGTATTGGTTCATCTACAGCTGTGCTCTCCCTACTTCCGCAGATTATACAGTCCTATAGAACAAAATCTGTTCATGACGTTTCCATGTTGATGCTCTTGAACCTGACGGTTTCTTCCATTAGCTGGACCCTTTATGGCGCAATGACCGCTGATAAGCCATTATGCTTAACCAATGTATTGCTTACCATTGGTTCTTTGATTATGGTAGCGCTCAAACGCAAATACCGTGCAACGGAACGACCAAAACCCATACAGCCAGCTGACCACCGTAAAAAACGGAAAAAACGCCTATTGTAAAACATTGCGATGCATACCTTATCCTTCGCATCCCTTCAGTTGTATGGCCAGGCTACTCTAAAGTAGTATCTGTTCAACTCACTGGGGGGGGGGGATTAAAAGCAAACCGCCCCTGTAAAAAGTCGTGGTGCAGCAAGTGGCATTTTACAGATGATTAGGAAAAACAGTTTCCTTTAAAGCCCACGTAGTGGGCGCTTTCTGTTGTTCCATCTGCCAGATGGCACTTGCAACGACTTTTTACCGAGGGCTTGATTTTTTGCTTACTTTTTTATCAAGAAAAAAGTAAAAATAAAATTGCCTTTTATCTAGCTAGTTACCTGCACCTTATTGGCATCTGCAAGCTCTGCCTCATGTTTTTGTTCAGCTGCAGTTTTTAGCTTACCTAGCGTGCGAACAGCTATTAACCAAAATATAATCACAGCTATGATGATCAGTACGATGGGCGTACGAATACTAGCGATATCACCACCACCAAGCAACGTGGACATACCTGTAATCAATACAGAGGCTAAACTCTTTCCCAAACGAGAGCCTACACCATCTACAGCGGCTTTCCCACGTACCTTAGTTTCTTCATCTAGTGGAATATAGACCGCTTCTTTCGTTGGGTCAAACAGGACATATTTCACCGACTTAATCAAAACCACATTATAAAGGCCTACTTGAACAGAGAGATGCAAAGCAGTGAGATTAAAACCCTTTAAAAAATCATCCAAAGCATCACCAAATCGTAGAAAAGTGAAAAACAACACCGTCATCACTAATGCCGTAACCGGTGTAGCAGATGCGGCAAATCCCCATCCTCTTTTTCGTATAGGTGTGGCAAGGAAAAGGGTCACTAAAATAGAGATGATGCCTACTGCAATTTGTTGCTGTGAATAGATCCCTGCATAAATGGTATTGTCTCCAGTAATTTTTACATATTGCTGAATTTGTGCTTTTTGTACGGCTTCAAAAAGCGCAATCACTAATCCATAACCGATTACCAATATGGAAAGCAACATCAGATACCTAGAGCGTGCTAGGAACTTCATAGAATCCATAAAGGACATTTTTACCTTTACTTTTTTAGGCTTTTGTTCAATTTGATAGTAGGCTGGATTGGCTTTTATATCTGCTGTAAAGTAGTTGTATATGACCAGAATCAGCACAATAGCGGTAATCACAAACTTTAAACCTTGATCAAAATTGGTAGCTACACTCTCCAGCTTAAGAATAAATCCAGCTAGAATACTGCCTACGGCTGCAAACATACTTAAAAAGCTATAAAACCTTTTTGCTTGGTTTACAGCAGTAATCTCATTTACAAAGGTCCAAAATACCACACTTAATGCAAACGTGCCCCAAGCTTCAGCATGGATATAAAAGAGAGAAATAGGCCAATGGCAAATAGCTCCCCACAATCCTACAAGGCTTGGAAATTTTGCTTCCAGTAGTTTAGAGAGGCTAGTGAGTTGCAATAGCTCTTTTTGAGGCAGTAAAAAAACCAGTGACAGGGTAAAAAACGAAAGAAAGTAAATCATAACGGCATTGAATCTTCCATCCCTTCCTGTAGAACGACTCACTTTTCCATAAAGGATGGTAAAGAAAATCATGCTAGGTGTAATCGCTACTGCTTTTAACCAGTAAATAGCTGTAGTATTTATCTCCTTAAGGATATTCATATCTTTAAGAGAGCGTGTAAGCGCGTAACAGAAAGATATGAGAATAAATATAAAGGCCATTGGCAAAAATTTACGTAGCTCACTTTTATGAATGGGAAATAGCATCCCACGCAGATTACCAAACTCTTTTTTCGTGCTCATTGTATATTTTAATTTAGTTTAGAGTATAAAACATAAAATATTGATGGCTGCATCAGCTATTTTATGGTATGGTCAAATATTTTTATAGAATGTTCGTTATGTTTTTTTCATAGTTCTCTGTTTAGGGTTAGATAGTTGGATAGGCCCTCGGGGGTAGCTTGCATCGCCCTACTTCCTTTTGCCCAATTCGCCGGACAAACTTCTCCAAATTGAGTCACATGTTGCCACATATCAATTATACGCAGTATCTCACTGATATTTCTACCTAGTGGCAAGTCATTAATGGCCATATAGCGTACGATACCTTCCTTGTCAATGAAGAAAGTGCCACGATAAGCTACAGGAATTCCTGTGAAAATCAATTGGTTATGCTCATTATAGCTCCAGGTGCCTCCTAAAACACCATAGTTGGAAGCAATGGTCTTACTGGTATCAGCAACCAATGGATAGGTTACGCCAGCGATACCCCCTTTTGTTGTGGGTGTGTGTAGCCAAGCCATATGGGTTTCTTCTGTGTCAGTAGAGCAACCCACTAGTGCTACATTGCGTTCTATAAATTGAGGCAAATATTGTTGGAAGGATAATAATTCAGTAGGACAGACAAAAGTGAAATCTTTTGGGTAAAAGAAAAAGAGTACTTCTTTGTTTCCTAAAAATTGTTCGAGTGAAAAGTCAGTTGTGACCTTTTCACCATCTATGACAGCAGGCGCCTTAAAAACAGGGGCCTTTGTTCCTAGTAAATGCACGGTATATACTATCTAATTAAAATGGATAACAAGCCGTCTGCTGCTGCTAACCTATCTGGTAAGGCTAGATGCGCGGATGCTTACACTGCAAATTTATACTTTTTTTTAATAAATCATATAAAACATGTATAGGCTATTTTTTGCTTGATAAAAAAATAGTCAACCAATAAAGCCCTGTGCAAAAAGTTGTTGCAAAGCGCCTGGACCATACAGTATGGGCCTGCTGTTGAGACTTGAAGCAGGCGGTCTGTCTAGTCATCTGTAGGGCAACACTTGCGCACCACAACTTTTTACAAGGGGCCTTGTTTTTAGTGTTTCTAAAAGGCTTTTCAAGCAAAAAATAAGCCATATACCCGTTTAAAATGGCAAGTCATCTTCTATGTTAGATGGATTAGCTGCAGGCGATTCGTTTAATTTATTGCCTTTTTCTAGACGCCATGCTTGCAAAGCATTAAAGTATTTCACGACTCCTTCTGGATTGGTCCACTTTCTTCCCCGTAGATTGAAATGAACTGTTATTTCTTCTTTTTCCATGAACCCATCTAGTAGATCACATTTATCTTGAATCAACTCAAAGGAGATGTATTCGGGATATTGTGGATTTTCTACATATTCTACCACAAAATTTCTTTTTTTGAATGATTCAGACACTTGTTGTGGTGGACTAATTTCGAATAATCTTCCAG
The nucleotide sequence above comes from Cardinium endosymbiont of Sogatella furcifera. Encoded proteins:
- the mutS gene encoding DNA mismatch repair protein MutS, with the protein product MRQYFAIKEKYPGALLLFRVGDFYETFLEDAVTASKVLDIALTKRANGSAASVELAGFPHHSLDLYLPKLVKAGYRVAICDQLEDPKQAKGIVQRGVTELVTPGLSFNEAVLDQSANNYLASIVFDKKLLGMACLDLSTGEFFVTQGAADYIQKMLHHLAPSEIVLNKKQQALWDAFAQDAFPIYPLDEWVFQFDYAYGLLNNHFGTHSLKGFGIADCPMGITAAGVVLHYLSETEHKKIKHIRSIARLEAHHYAWLDPFTVKALELMVPQQAGGTALIDLLDRTVTPMGARLLKKWLLFPLKAVQPIQERLAIVEYLVADGTLTALLVSYLKQIGDLERLISKVAANRVQPREMVALKRALEQVQAIQTALQGVRCLEKLHAQLHGCHALVHSIHRTLQEDPPLSIHQGGLIRPQVHERLDALNKIMYEGKDYLIQLQQTESKRTHIPSLKVSYNRVFGYYLEVPNAHKHKVPTDWIRKQTLAGAERYVTEALKQYEEQILHAGEEAQLLEQQLYQALVEEAAAFIPPIQDNAKQVAQLDCYLSFAKQAVEHHYSKPVMDDGHLLHLTGSRHPVIEQRLPIDKAYTPNDISLDPSEQQILVITGPNMAGKSALLRQVALTVLMAQMGSFVPADSARIGVVDKIFTRVGASDNLAQGESTFMMEMTETASIMHNLSDRSLVLMDEIGRGTSTYDGISIAWALVEYLHNNADYKPKTLFATHYHELNELAKTLPRVKNFHVAVQEIDRKILFLHKLVAGGSQHSFGIHVAQMAGMPATILERAREVLAHLSQVGRYVQVDKLPQVQYQLKLFEPDNGLSALKAYLESIDINTLSPVEALVKLNDLKNRVERFKN
- a CDS encoding SemiSWEET family sugar transporter; the encoded protein is MRVRPPLLVRIKALFLVVSMGSISFLDVVACIGSSTAVLSLLPQIIQSYRTKSVHDVSMLMLLNLTVSSISWTLYGAMTADKPLCLTNVLLTIGSLIMVALKRKYRATERPKPIQPADHRKKRKKRLL
- a CDS encoding Npt1/Npt2 family nucleotide transporter, which produces MSTKKEFGNLRGMLFPIHKSELRKFLPMAFIFILISFCYALTRSLKDMNILKEINTTAIYWLKAVAITPSMIFFTILYGKVSRSTGRDGRFNAVMIYFLSFFTLSLVFLLPQKELLQLTSLSKLLEAKFPSLVGLWGAICHWPISLFYIHAEAWGTFALSVVFWTFVNEITAVNQAKRFYSFLSMFAAVGSILAGFILKLESVATNFDQGLKFVITAIVLILVIYNYFTADIKANPAYYQIEQKPKKVKVKMSFMDSMKFLARSRYLMLLSILVIGYGLVIALFEAVQKAQIQQYVKITGDNTIYAGIYSQQQIAVGIISILVTLFLATPIRKRGWGFAASATPVTALVMTVLFFTFLRFGDALDDFLKGFNLTALHLSVQVGLYNVVLIKSVKYVLFDPTKEAVYIPLDEETKVRGKAAVDGVGSRLGKSLASVLITGMSTLLGGGDIASIRTPIVLIIIAVIIFWLIAVRTLGKLKTAAEQKHEAELADANKVQVTS
- a CDS encoding peroxiredoxin, which gives rise to MHLLGTKAPVFKAPAVIDGEKVTTDFSLEQFLGNKEVLFFFYPKDFTFVCPTELLSFQQYLPQFIERNVALVGCSTDTEETHMAWLHTPTTKGGIAGVTYPLVADTSKTIASNYGVLGGTWSYNEHNQLIFTGIPVAYRGTFFIDKEGIVRYMAINDLPLGRNISEILRIIDMWQHVTQFGEVCPANWAKGSRAMQATPEGLSNYLTLNREL
- a CDS encoding DUF3127 domain-containing protein, whose protein sequence is MHITGRLFEISPPQQVSESFKKRNFVVEYVENPQYPEYISFELIQDKCDLLDGFMEKEEITVHFNLRGRKWTNPEGVVKYFNALQAWRLEKGNKLNESPAANPSNIEDDLPF